The following DNA comes from Candidatus Omnitrophota bacterium.
TTTTTGGTTCGACTTCGCTCACCATTTTACCAGCTGGCTTTCTTTATGCCCGGGATCTCGCCACGGTGGGCAAGCTCTCTGAAACAAAGCCGGCACAAACCGAAATCACGGTAATAACTTCTCGGGCGGCCGCATCTGAGACACCTGTTCTTTTCCCTGACACGGAACTTCTGCACTCTTTTTGATATTTCCATTTTGCATGTTTTAGCCATTATTTTTTAAACGGTACCCCCAACATACCAAGATACG
Coding sequences within:
- a CDS encoding type Z 30S ribosomal protein S14, giving the protein MAKTCKMEISKRVQKFRVREKNRCLRCGRPRSYYRDFGLCRLCFRELAHRGEIPGIKKASW